A region of Streptomyces cinnamoneus DNA encodes the following proteins:
- a CDS encoding VWA domain-containing protein gives MAGPERHEGTSRALLVGVAHYANKRPLRFAAGLGDIAAVQQNLDELRDVLGTGGVFDEDRIEALSSPGVEQFENRLGHARDHTDQLLLVYFAGHGIVDTRTGGHGRLLLGLRDAKVEHGPGFPGWIRWDDVLNRLCSGENRPRHTVVVLDCCYAGNASAAWEELDEQDQQRVSLLLAVQKNQRIDAGNARTPTPYTAHLIRHLGRGARPAGGPVTLGGLHKRVSDDLKALKTVGGREWNPQACRKDSADDEVLARPPGGGPLPPATGGSQGTGEEHPGPRPRPARLITAALLAVTAALTAAFWWITSGDSDGDGPSASCAHHAPLELRVLTDPDLAPVIRKAADGFVASDANRDGDNCRRTGVTVYSAGAADTVEAFRTQYGEWAHVGRSGFNPMSTVGPQPDVWIPASSASARRAQDEGGNQSSVLTLDFDGERPLAYAPMVLLLPERLAEPEGARAGRKLADLLTAMKGKGEQTEVRRADPRNTDAALAAARGLYQTDAPRNVELGQRRQGRTAPTGKDLVCGLAGGSSAEARAVDRRTAVLVAEPTLGAYQHCVGETGVTRVAEYPTDVPGLAPVFVHVRWNDARLDEGERDQAVQRFRDWLTSEDGRKAFQDQAFRQGSRAPFSSASPGVLTSPGPVPRALSADEASDTLEKYRQANAASRVRFLLDSSGSMSRWWDGANSTREILKQSLSRFGSEDIFGVWSVASAGSGAPYRELLPFGTHGSWSRAADKSEQDKAAEAGRKVDDAVPEPSQEADIGGALREALNQMPRGDEDDGHPQLIVLLTDDEDNDRMNAARQDDLVTFVRGRNVPVVMVSFDSGGCLKDRLDLRLAEASGGRCLDARGDLARDLAAEISQVAQGHQ, from the coding sequence ATGGCCGGACCTGAGCGGCACGAGGGAACCAGCCGCGCCCTGCTCGTCGGGGTGGCGCACTACGCCAACAAGAGGCCCCTGCGGTTCGCCGCCGGCCTCGGGGACATCGCCGCGGTCCAGCAGAACCTGGACGAGCTGAGGGACGTCCTGGGCACCGGCGGGGTCTTCGACGAGGACCGCATAGAGGCGCTCTCCTCGCCCGGCGTCGAGCAGTTCGAGAACCGGCTGGGACACGCACGGGACCACACGGACCAGCTGCTCCTCGTCTACTTCGCCGGGCACGGCATCGTCGACACGCGCACCGGCGGCCACGGCCGCCTGCTGCTGGGACTGCGTGACGCCAAGGTCGAGCACGGCCCCGGTTTCCCCGGGTGGATCCGCTGGGACGACGTGCTCAACCGGCTGTGTTCCGGGGAGAACCGGCCCCGGCACACCGTGGTGGTCCTCGACTGCTGCTACGCGGGCAACGCCTCGGCGGCCTGGGAGGAACTCGACGAGCAGGACCAGCAGCGCGTCTCCCTGCTGCTCGCGGTGCAGAAGAACCAGCGGATCGACGCGGGGAACGCGCGGACGCCGACCCCGTACACGGCACACCTGATACGCCACCTCGGACGGGGCGCCCGCCCGGCCGGCGGCCCCGTGACCCTGGGCGGCCTGCACAAGCGCGTGTCGGACGACCTGAAGGCCCTGAAGACCGTGGGCGGCCGGGAGTGGAACCCCCAGGCGTGCCGGAAGGACTCCGCGGACGACGAGGTCCTGGCCCGCCCGCCCGGGGGCGGCCCCCTCCCCCCGGCGACCGGCGGATCGCAGGGGACCGGCGAGGAGCACCCCGGCCCCCGCCCCCGCCCCGCCCGGCTGATCACCGCGGCGCTGCTGGCCGTGACGGCCGCGCTCACCGCCGCCTTCTGGTGGATCACCTCCGGCGACTCGGACGGCGACGGACCGTCCGCCTCGTGCGCGCACCACGCGCCGCTCGAACTGCGCGTGCTCACCGACCCGGATCTCGCTCCGGTCATCCGCAAGGCCGCGGACGGGTTCGTCGCGTCGGACGCGAACAGGGACGGGGACAACTGCCGCCGCACCGGCGTCACCGTCTACAGCGCCGGTGCCGCCGACACCGTGGAGGCGTTCCGCACCCAGTACGGGGAGTGGGCCCACGTCGGCCGGTCCGGGTTCAACCCGATGAGCACGGTGGGACCCCAGCCCGACGTGTGGATACCGGCGTCCTCCGCGAGCGCGCGCAGGGCACAGGACGAGGGGGGCAACCAGTCGTCGGTCCTCACCCTGGACTTCGACGGCGAACGGCCGCTCGCCTACGCGCCCATGGTCCTGTTGCTGCCCGAACGGCTCGCCGAGCCCGAAGGCGCGCGCGCGGGCCGCAAGCTCGCCGACCTGCTCACCGCGATGAAGGGGAAGGGCGAGCAGACGGAGGTCCGGCGGGCCGACCCGCGGAACACCGACGCCGCACTCGCCGCGGCCCGCGGCCTGTACCAGACGGACGCCCCGCGGAACGTCGAGCTGGGGCAGCGCCGCCAGGGGCGGACCGCGCCGACGGGCAAGGACCTCGTGTGCGGGCTGGCCGGGGGCAGTTCCGCCGAGGCCAGGGCGGTGGACCGGCGCACCGCGGTCCTGGTGGCCGAGCCCACCCTCGGCGCGTACCAGCACTGCGTCGGTGAGACCGGAGTGACCCGTGTGGCCGAGTACCCCACCGACGTACCCGGCCTCGCCCCCGTGTTCGTACACGTCCGCTGGAACGACGCCCGCCTGGACGAGGGGGAGCGCGACCAGGCCGTCCAGCGGTTCCGGGACTGGCTGACGTCGGAGGACGGCCGGAAGGCCTTCCAGGACCAGGCGTTCCGGCAGGGCTCCCGGGCCCCCTTCTCCTCCGCGTCGCCCGGGGTGCTGACGAGCCCCGGCCCGGTGCCCCGCGCCCTCTCCGCCGACGAGGCATCGGACACCCTGGAGAAGTACCGGCAGGCCAACGCCGCGAGCCGGGTCCGCTTCCTGCTGGACAGCTCGGGGTCGATGAGCCGGTGGTGGGACGGGGCCAACAGCACGCGGGAGATCCTCAAGCAGTCACTGAGCCGATTCGGCTCCGAGGACATCTTCGGCGTGTGGAGCGTCGCCTCGGCGGGGTCCGGCGCCCCGTACCGCGAACTGCTCCCCTTCGGCACCCACGGCTCGTGGTCCAGGGCCGCCGACAAGAGCGAGCAGGACAAGGCCGCCGAGGCGGGCAGGAAAGTGGACGACGCCGTACCGGAACCGTCCCAGGAGGCCGACATCGGCGGTGCGCTGCGCGAGGCGCTGAACCAGATGCCCCGCGGTGACGAGGACGACGGGCACCCCCAGCTCATCGTCCTGCTCACCGACGACGAGGACAACGACCGCATGAACGCGGCCCGGCAGGACGACCTGGTGACGTTCGTACGCGGCCGGAACGTGCCGGTGGTGATGGTGTCGTTCGACTCCGGTGGCTGTCTGAAGGACCGACTGGACCTGCGTCTGGCCGAGGCGAGCGGCGGTAGGTGCCTGGACGCCCGGGGCGACCTGGCCAGGGATCTCGCCGCCGAGATCTCCCAGGTCGCGCAGGGCCACCAATAG
- a CDS encoding effector-associated constant component EACC1, with the protein MARGEDGLRHHVRISVSGHVEERDVKSLETWLKDEPELKGRVQVKRGARRGEAGVPMGPQLDIVLHVIDWGGAAASAEIVRRVAESVKEWRTSRRALGDPDPPDFRAERDDEQD; encoded by the coding sequence ATGGCGCGAGGAGAGGACGGGTTACGGCACCACGTGCGTATCTCCGTGTCCGGACACGTGGAGGAAAGGGACGTCAAGTCCCTTGAGACGTGGCTCAAGGACGAACCGGAACTGAAAGGCCGAGTGCAGGTCAAGCGGGGTGCCCGACGCGGGGAAGCCGGCGTCCCGATGGGCCCTCAGCTCGACATCGTGCTCCACGTGATCGACTGGGGCGGCGCCGCGGCGTCCGCCGAGATCGTCCGGCGGGTCGCGGAGTCCGTCAAGGAATGGCGGACGAGCCGGCGAGCCCTGGGCGATCCGGACCCGCCGGACTTCCGGGCGGAGCGGGACGACGAGCAGGACTAG
- a CDS encoding YceI family protein, whose amino-acid sequence MPLALLRRFKSSPRQGGAPIPQGAGVVDCLVLDPLRLPMHRAEVSVRDAAGREVVHGQSDPHGRFAATVPPGEYGLVVTAEGFQPVRRSFVCVEQTRTTLDAIGMETAPTPATPAAGVWRVDPDHTAVRFIARHIGLAEVHGRFNRFQGTLWVGERMEHSRLDVVIETASIDTGVERRDEHLCSPEFLDVATYPYMRFTSERFVHRGGSRWSVEGVLNLHGISRNVALDTRYLGIGTGIAGETRAACSAGTELHREDFTLNWRSMLQRGIVMIGTTIRVELDIQAVPET is encoded by the coding sequence ATGCCCCTCGCGCTGCTGCGCCGTTTCAAGAGCTCTCCGCGGCAGGGAGGTGCCCCGATCCCTCAGGGGGCGGGTGTCGTCGACTGTCTCGTCCTCGACCCGTTGCGGCTGCCGATGCACCGTGCGGAGGTCTCCGTCCGGGACGCGGCCGGCAGGGAGGTCGTCCACGGGCAGAGCGACCCCCACGGCAGGTTCGCCGCCACCGTGCCGCCCGGCGAGTACGGCCTCGTCGTGACGGCCGAGGGCTTCCAGCCCGTACGCCGGTCCTTCGTGTGCGTCGAGCAGACGCGCACCACCCTCGACGCGATCGGCATGGAGACGGCGCCCACGCCCGCCACGCCGGCGGCGGGGGTCTGGCGCGTCGACCCCGACCACACGGCGGTGCGCTTCATCGCCCGGCACATCGGCCTGGCCGAAGTGCACGGCAGGTTCAACCGGTTCCAGGGGACCCTGTGGGTGGGCGAGCGCATGGAGCACTCGCGGCTGGACGTGGTGATCGAGACCGCCAGCATCGACACGGGGGTCGAGCGCCGGGACGAACACCTGTGCTCGCCGGAGTTCCTGGACGTCGCGACGTACCCGTACATGCGGTTCACCAGCGAGCGCTTCGTGCACCGCGGCGGCTCGCGCTGGTCCGTCGAGGGCGTGCTGAACCTGCACGGCATCAGCCGGAACGTCGCGCTCGACACGCGCTACCTGGGCATCGGCACCGGCATCGCGGGCGAGACCCGTGCCGCCTGTTCGGCCGGCACCGAGCTGCACCGCGAGGACTTCACCCTGAACTGGCGTTCGATGCTCCAGCGGGGCATCGTCATGATCGGCACCACCATCAGGGTCGAGCTGGACATCCAGGCCGTACCGGAGACGTGA